The Nitrospira tepida genome includes a window with the following:
- a CDS encoding DUF2523 family protein: MTAILSLIYCWLQEFFFSLSDWALGIWDSLLGVVDHALAGLGSASLALPIIPNEYAWVLGATGMSQALAIVAGAMGTRFLLQSIPFVRWGS, encoded by the coding sequence ATGACTGCGATCCTCTCGCTCATCTATTGCTGGCTCCAAGAGTTCTTCTTCTCGCTGTCCGACTGGGCGCTCGGGATCTGGGATTCGCTGCTCGGGGTCGTGGATCACGCCCTGGCCGGCCTGGGGAGTGCCAGCCTGGCCCTCCCGATCATTCCGAATGAATACGCCTGGGTGCTCGGCGCCACCGGCATGAGTCAGGCCCTCGCGATCGTGGCTGGCGCCATGGGCACCCGGTTCCTTCTCCAATCCATTCCGTTCGTGCGGTGGGGATCATGA
- a CDS encoding replication initiation factor domain-containing protein has product MEPSPFTQTIDWLAFTLPEAAVEEITDMIGGDWFKTDTGFRGYPISWLTSNGRQGVGKLGTGAHRKTKEVHVDLSAGIVSTWPEAKVRTVLAWIFEQRGHVTRLDVALDDRQALVAVSTVKQAVDAGQAVTRSQKFQTVAASNMRDGTAKGETLYFGSRESQTMLRVYDKRLEMEQKGREEAKEFGVRWELELKQERAQACAKALINLQPEDWREFLVGILRSYVDFRETSREAEPWEKYRAPLLPWWQVLTEGFKRCRLVIQKVQQTIETVCQWLGQSVSAMLALAYRRRGEEFLKDLIVIGTQKWKAKHWALLNEGPEKTPYVLHPA; this is encoded by the coding sequence ATGGAGCCATCGCCCTTCACGCAGACGATCGATTGGCTGGCCTTCACGCTCCCGGAGGCCGCCGTCGAGGAGATCACCGACATGATCGGCGGAGACTGGTTCAAGACCGACACCGGCTTCCGGGGCTATCCCATCTCCTGGCTGACCTCGAACGGCCGGCAGGGGGTCGGGAAACTGGGGACGGGTGCTCATCGCAAGACCAAGGAAGTGCATGTGGACCTCTCGGCCGGGATCGTCTCGACCTGGCCGGAAGCCAAGGTTCGGACAGTCTTGGCCTGGATCTTCGAGCAACGAGGGCACGTGACGCGCTTGGATGTCGCCCTCGACGACCGACAGGCGCTCGTCGCAGTGAGCACGGTGAAACAGGCAGTTGATGCCGGACAGGCCGTGACCCGATCACAGAAGTTTCAGACCGTGGCGGCCTCCAACATGAGGGATGGGACCGCCAAGGGCGAGACGCTCTATTTCGGGAGCCGGGAGAGTCAGACGATGCTCCGGGTCTACGACAAGCGGCTCGAAATGGAACAAAAGGGACGGGAGGAGGCCAAAGAATTTGGCGTCCGCTGGGAATTGGAACTCAAGCAGGAGCGGGCGCAGGCCTGCGCCAAGGCCTTGATCAATCTTCAACCGGAGGATTGGCGGGAATTCCTGGTCGGGATACTGCGGTCCTATGTGGATTTCCGCGAGACATCCCGGGAGGCCGAGCCCTGGGAGAAGTACCGGGCGCCGCTGCTGCCCTGGTGGCAAGTCCTCACCGAAGGCTTCAAACGCTGCCGATTGGTGATCCAGAAGGTCCAACAGACGATCGAAACGGTCTGCCAATGGCTCGGCCAATCCGTGAGCGCCATGTTGGCCCTGGCCTATCGCCGCCGGGGCGAGGAGTTTTTGAAGGACTTGATCGTGATCGGGACCCAGAAATGGAAGGCCAAGCACTGGGCCCTGTTGAACGAAGGGCCGGAGAAAACGCCGTATGTATTGCATCCCGCCTAA
- a CDS encoding helix-turn-helix domain-containing protein, whose protein sequence is MKPTFLSVKELATVLGMSVDSIYRAYRKGDIPAAQICRTLRFDLGKVQRAMEMKAKAMPNSRCSRSATGGESRRRAATSPRSVRRGRS, encoded by the coding sequence ATGAAGCCAACATTCTTGTCCGTGAAGGAACTGGCTACTGTGCTCGGCATGAGTGTGGATTCTATCTATAGGGCCTATCGCAAGGGAGATATTCCCGCTGCCCAAATTTGCCGGACGTTGCGATTCGATTTGGGGAAAGTTCAGCGAGCCATGGAGATGAAGGCGAAGGCGATGCCGAACAGTCGGTGTTCGCGCAGCGCGACCGGCGGCGAGAGCCGGCGGCGCGCGGCCACCAGCCCCCGATCGGTAAGACGGGGGCGTTCATAG
- a CDS encoding RHS repeat-associated core domain-containing protein, giving the protein MTTLQNAVSDSPHVSRCRVFLLVVSVVLAGITSLVPQTWAETVGTPGRPVSGRVLSVRDGKPLAGVLVTLAGQSALTDAGGRFTFAQPPSGYQLIQIDHAWLDGFRRPLKDGSPGGLMHADPVLVNVSSETAIELLDPIWVVQTLPAAYAITPGQQTDVRPTHLPGFTVAIPSGTTITGADGQPHTRISITAVPPDRVPRLPESAAPRTVYLISFEKHGGGVSNKPVPIIMPNDLNADPGRPIAFWYYDKVPTPDPTSHQWKLAGYGKVSQDGRSLVPDPNVGMPRFCYAYATDVNATNTQTGPPDTVRHAGDPVDVTSGVFSMEKTDLVLPGVLPVHITRTYRSKSEGIGPFGQGGSFTYHLSLSVVGTALRLQLADQSRYLFSQDPDGKYRNTSYPFLKGAAITRLGTTDELRWRDGMVYVFNSAGWLIEQRDRYNNKIQILRDGSNLITEIKNPAGQALTFTYTTVRRGHNYFPVIASITDPVGRTVRYAYHEFHNGRLASVMDPAGGVTRYTYGEQAQTYYWNEGMLSITDARGITYLQNQYDANGRVAKQILADGGTYSFAYTLAGQTVTQTTVTDPRGNATIYRMNGSQYVTEVERPGSNVTTYERETGTNKLTAVVDPLSRRTEFTYDSMGNVLTIQDPENNTTTFTYESTYNRLATITDALSPANVTTFSYNDTARTTTITDPENKQTVIQYNTAGQPTSITDPLTHVTSFGYDAVGNLATTTDALGNVTTRYYDTVSRLTHLVDPRGALTRFSYDDVNRVTAIQDAIGGLTRLTYDYNGNLLTVTDAKNQTTTYTYDEMDRLKTRTDALGRTESYQYDLNGNLAKFTDRKSQQATFTYDALNRRTGATYPDSSVTFGYDAIGRLTSVSDSVGGTITWTYDTVSSGHHPRVQETTTPGTVTVEYDEIGRRVKLSATGQTDVTYTYDKNSRLKTVTQGSQTVTPAYDDAGRRTGLTYPNGVVTSYGYDNANRLLSINHVKTPTTIEALTYQNDAAGNRIKLTRANGAASLIPQAVSNTAFDAANEQTRFNSASTNLVYDNNGNLTSFTDASGTTTYTWNARNHLTAISGPGLSASFVYDGLGRRTSKTINSATTGFWYDGADVLAELSGSTPTATYIRSLSIDEPFIRKQSGGDEFYQSDALGSTLALTDGTGMAQTTYTYEPFGKMTKTGSSTNVFQFTGRENDGMGLYYYRARYYSPQMQRFLREDQVGLAGGDPNLYVYGFNNPMRFTDPSGNWSPEAHQYFVQQRFGGAIDQEVVGWIIGGSNYVDSLGFQAPRFAPMHAMTSNVYPSSLEARNAMCRFIRTNISAFRGYLNANQLALAYHHLGQALHPVMDYTSPLHRGFQRWQINPATITQHFIEEGPDKITPALETETLSLMNALLSGDYSVLGCKCAN; this is encoded by the coding sequence ATGACCACACTTCAGAATGCTGTTTCGGATTCCCCGCACGTCTCGCGATGTCGGGTCTTTTTGCTGGTGGTCTCGGTGGTCCTTGCAGGGATCACCAGTCTCGTGCCCCAGACCTGGGCCGAGACGGTCGGGACCCCAGGTCGGCCGGTAAGCGGGAGGGTCTTGTCGGTCCGGGATGGCAAGCCCCTCGCGGGCGTACTCGTCACCTTGGCGGGACAGTCTGCACTGACCGATGCCGGCGGACGCTTTACCTTCGCGCAGCCGCCCAGCGGGTATCAGCTCATTCAGATCGACCATGCGTGGCTCGATGGCTTCCGACGGCCGCTCAAGGACGGCTCGCCCGGCGGCCTGATGCATGCGGATCCCGTCTTGGTGAACGTCTCCAGCGAAACGGCCATCGAGTTGTTGGATCCGATCTGGGTGGTCCAAACACTGCCGGCCGCGTACGCCATCACTCCCGGCCAGCAGACGGATGTGCGGCCCACCCATCTCCCCGGCTTCACGGTCGCCATTCCGAGCGGCACGACGATCACGGGAGCAGATGGACAACCCCACACACGCATCAGCATCACGGCCGTGCCACCGGATCGGGTCCCCCGCTTGCCCGAGTCGGCCGCGCCGCGGACGGTCTATCTCATCAGTTTTGAGAAACACGGCGGCGGCGTCTCCAACAAACCCGTGCCGATCATCATGCCGAACGACCTGAATGCCGATCCGGGCCGCCCGATTGCCTTTTGGTATTACGATAAGGTGCCGACGCCGGATCCGACCTCGCATCAATGGAAACTCGCCGGGTATGGCAAGGTGAGCCAAGATGGGCGGTCGCTCGTCCCGGATCCCAACGTCGGCATGCCGCGCTTCTGCTATGCCTATGCGACCGATGTGAATGCCACGAATACGCAGACCGGTCCGCCGGATACGGTCCGTCATGCTGGCGATCCGGTGGATGTCACGTCGGGCGTCTTCTCGATGGAAAAAACGGACCTGGTGCTCCCAGGGGTCCTGCCGGTCCACATTACGCGGACCTACCGCAGCAAGTCGGAAGGCATCGGGCCATTCGGCCAAGGCGGCAGCTTCACCTATCACCTGTCCCTGTCCGTCGTGGGCACGGCGCTGCGCCTGCAACTGGCGGATCAAAGCCGGTATTTGTTTTCCCAGGACCCCGACGGCAAGTATCGCAATACGAGCTATCCGTTCTTAAAAGGGGCCGCGATTACGCGGTTGGGGACCACGGATGAGCTGCGGTGGCGTGACGGGATGGTCTACGTCTTCAACTCCGCGGGCTGGCTCATCGAACAGCGCGATCGGTACAACAATAAGATACAAATCCTTCGCGATGGGTCCAACCTCATTACGGAAATTAAGAACCCGGCCGGCCAAGCCCTGACCTTCACCTACACCACGGTGCGGCGCGGGCATAACTATTTTCCCGTGATTGCGTCGATCACCGACCCGGTGGGTCGGACCGTGCGGTATGCCTACCACGAGTTCCACAATGGCCGCTTGGCGTCCGTGATGGACCCGGCCGGCGGGGTGACCCGCTACACCTACGGCGAGCAGGCACAGACCTATTACTGGAACGAGGGGATGCTCTCGATCACCGATGCGCGGGGGATCACCTATCTCCAGAATCAGTACGATGCCAACGGCCGCGTGGCCAAACAGATTCTGGCTGATGGCGGCACCTATAGCTTCGCCTATACCCTGGCCGGCCAGACGGTGACCCAGACCACCGTGACGGACCCGCGCGGCAACGCCACGATCTATCGGATGAACGGCTCCCAATACGTGACTGAAGTCGAGCGGCCGGGATCAAACGTGACCACCTATGAGCGGGAAACGGGGACGAACAAGCTCACCGCCGTGGTGGATCCGCTCTCCCGGCGGACCGAGTTTACGTACGACAGCATGGGGAACGTGTTGACCATTCAAGATCCCGAGAACAACACCACGACGTTCACGTATGAATCGACCTACAACCGGCTCGCGACGATCACGGATGCCCTCTCGCCGGCCAATGTGACGACGTTTAGCTATAACGATACGGCTAGGACGACCACGATCACGGATCCGGAGAACAAGCAGACGGTCATCCAATACAACACGGCCGGGCAGCCGACCAGCATCACCGATCCGCTGACGCACGTCACGAGCTTCGGCTATGACGCGGTGGGCAACCTCGCGACGACCACCGATGCGCTGGGGAATGTCACCACGCGGTACTATGACACGGTGTCGCGGCTGACCCATCTCGTCGATCCCCGCGGAGCCCTCACCCGCTTCAGCTACGATGACGTGAACCGAGTCACCGCCATTCAGGATGCCATCGGCGGCCTCACCCGCTTGACCTACGACTACAATGGCAATCTGCTCACCGTCACGGATGCCAAGAACCAGACCACGACCTATACCTATGACGAGATGGACCGGTTGAAAACCCGGACCGATGCGCTAGGGCGGACGGAAAGCTATCAGTACGATCTGAATGGGAATCTCGCGAAGTTCACAGACCGGAAGAGCCAGCAAGCGACGTTCACCTACGATGCCTTGAACCGACGCACCGGAGCAACGTACCCGGATTCCTCGGTGACGTTTGGTTATGATGCGATCGGCCGGCTGACCAGTGTGAGCGATTCGGTCGGCGGGACCATCACCTGGACCTACGATACGGTGAGCAGCGGCCATCATCCACGCGTGCAAGAGACCACCACGCCCGGCACGGTGACGGTGGAATACGACGAGATCGGGCGGCGGGTGAAGCTCAGCGCCACCGGCCAGACCGATGTGACCTACACCTATGATAAGAACTCCCGGCTCAAGACGGTGACGCAGGGCTCGCAGACGGTCACGCCTGCGTATGACGATGCGGGACGCCGAACCGGTCTGACCTATCCGAATGGGGTGGTGACCAGCTACGGGTATGACAACGCCAATCGACTGCTCAGCATTAACCACGTCAAGACACCGACGACCATCGAAGCGCTGACGTACCAGAACGATGCGGCGGGGAATCGCATCAAGCTCACGCGCGCCAACGGGGCGGCGTCCTTGATTCCGCAAGCGGTCAGCAACACCGCCTTCGACGCCGCGAACGAACAGACGCGTTTCAATAGTGCCTCGACGAACCTGGTCTACGACAACAATGGCAATCTGACCTCTTTCACCGATGCGTCCGGCACCACGACCTACACCTGGAATGCGCGGAACCATCTCACCGCGATCAGCGGCCCCGGCCTCTCGGCCAGCTTTGTGTACGACGGCCTGGGCCGGAGAACCAGCAAGACGATCAATAGTGCAACGACTGGATTCTGGTACGACGGTGCGGATGTGCTTGCGGAACTCTCCGGTAGCACACCGACGGCAACCTACATCAGAAGCTTGAGCATCGACGAGCCATTTATCCGAAAGCAATCTGGTGGCGATGAGTTCTATCAATCCGATGCGCTGGGCAGCACGTTGGCCCTCACCGATGGAACTGGGATGGCGCAGACGACATACACCTACGAGCCGTTCGGCAAGATGACGAAGACCGGCTCGTCAACAAATGTGTTTCAGTTCACTGGACGAGAGAACGACGGAATGGGGCTCTATTACTATCGAGCACGGTATTACAGTCCGCAGATGCAGCGGTTTCTTCGAGAAGATCAAGTTGGTTTGGCTGGAGGAGATCCAAATCTCTATGTGTATGGATTCAACAATCCCATGCGTTTTACGGACCCATCAGGTAATTGGTCTCCGGAGGCGCATCAATATTTTGTGCAGCAAAGGTTTGGTGGCGCAATAGATCAAGAAGTAGTTGGATGGATTATAGGAGGTAGCAATTACGTTGATTCTCTTGGATTCCAGGCTCCTCGTTTTGCTCCCATGCACGCAATGACTTCAAATGTATACCCTTCGTCATTGGAGGCCCGGAACGCCATGTGCAGGTTTATCCGGACAAACATAAGTGCATTCCGGGGCTACTTGAATGCCAATCAGCTGGCTCTCGCTTATCATCACTTGGGGCAGGCCTTGCATCCCGTTATGGACTACACTTCACCACTTCATCGTGGATTCCAACGATGGCAGATAAACCCTGCTACCATTACACAGCACTTCATAGAAGAAGGGCCTGACAAGATTACTCCGGCTTTAGAGACAGAGACACTTAGCCTCATGAATGCATTGTTAAGCGGTGATTACTCGGTCTTAGGATGCAAATGTGCGAATTAG
- a CDS encoding RHS repeat-associated core domain-containing protein, whose translation MSRPNTKTSDIVTIFINCSGAKLLSFTDAKNQTTTYTYDEMDRLKTRTDALSRTESYVYDKNGNLTTFTDRKSQQATFTYDALNRRTGATYPDSSVAFGYDAIGRLTSVSDSVGGNITWTYDTVSNGHHPRVQEATTPGTVTVEYDEIGRRVKLSATGQTDVTYTYDKNSRLKTVTQGAQTVTLAYDDAGRRTGLTYPNGAVTSYGYDNANRLLSINHVKTPTTIEALTYQNDAAGNRIKLTRANAAASLIPQAVSNTAFDAANEQTRFNSASTNLVYDSNGNLTSFTDTSGTTTYTWNARNQLTAISGPSLSASFVYDGLGRRTSKTINSTTTGFWYDGADVLAELSGGTPTATYIRSLSIDEPFIRRQTGGDEFYQTDGLGTALALTDGAGASSTTYTQEPFGNTTRTGASTNSFQFTGRENDGTGLQYHRARYYHPKLQRFMSEDPIDFFSGDLNLYGYVKNNPTNLTDSTGAIVDTLADLGFIGYDIYRLAIDGRKHLGSNLAALGLDIGGAFTPFVTGLGVTSRVAKKFPDLPASIPVGRSGNPINVVGPGGKPLNVPAAIGGRTYSGHALDQMQGRGIPPSVVDNAIHTGTTSPGKYPGTNTHYDSVNNITAVTNSKTGNVVTVHPGPPSGGSP comes from the coding sequence ATGTCAAGACCTAACACCAAGACCTCAGATATCGTCACCATTTTCATCAACTGCAGTGGCGCGAAGCTCTTATCTTTCACCGATGCCAAGAACCAGACGACGACCTATACCTATGACGAGATGGACCGGCTCAAGACCCGGACCGATGCGCTGAGCCGGACGGAAAGTTATGTCTATGACAAGAACGGCAATCTGACCACGTTCACGGATCGCAAGAGTCAGCAAGCGACGTTCACCTACGATGCCTTGAACCGCCGGACGGGGGCCACCTATCCGGATAGTTCCGTGGCCTTTGGCTACGATGCGATCGGACGGCTCACCAGTGTCAGCGATTCCGTCGGCGGCAATATCACCTGGACGTATGACACGGTGAGCAACGGGCATCATCCCCGGGTGCAAGAAGCCACGACGCCCGGCACGGTGACGGTGGAATACGATGAAATCGGGCGGCGGGTGAAATTGAGCGCGACTGGGCAGACGGATGTGACGTACACCTATGACAAGAACTCCCGGCTCAAGACCGTGACGCAAGGCGCACAGACCGTCACACTCGCGTATGACGATGCGGGACGCCGAACCGGTCTGACCTATCCGAATGGGGCGGTGACCAGCTACGGGTATGACAACGCCAATCGACTGCTCAGCATTAACCACGTCAAGACACCGACGACCATCGAAGCGCTGACGTACCAGAACGATGCGGCCGGGAACCGTATCAAACTCACCCGCGCCAATGCCGCGGCCTCGCTGATTCCGCAGGCGGTCAGCAACACGGCGTTCGACGCCGCCAACGAACAGACGCGCTTCAACAGTGCCTCCACAAACCTGGTCTACGATAGCAATGGCAATCTGACCTCCTTCACCGATACCTCCGGGACCACGACGTACACGTGGAATGCACGGAACCAGCTCACCGCGATCAGTGGTCCGAGTCTGTCAGCAAGCTTCGTCTATGACGGGTTGGGACGCAGGACCAGCAAGACGATCAACAGCACGACGACAGGGTTTTGGTATGACGGAGCTGATGTGCTTGCGGAACTCTCCGGTGGCACACCGACGGCAACCTACATCAGAAGCTTAAGCATCGACGAGCCGTTTATTCGGAGACAAACGGGCGGGGATGAGTTCTATCAGACCGATGGACTCGGAACAGCGTTGGCATTGACTGATGGCGCGGGGGCGTCTAGCACGACGTATACACAAGAACCGTTCGGGAACACTACCAGAACGGGTGCCTCAACCAACAGCTTTCAGTTTACCGGCAGGGAAAATGATGGCACGGGCCTCCAATATCACAGGGCGCGCTACTACCATCCGAAGTTGCAGCGGTTCATGAGTGAAGATCCTATTGATTTCTTTAGCGGTGATCTAAACCTCTACGGTTATGTAAAAAACAATCCCACTAATCTTACCGATTCCACCGGTGCCATCGTGGATACACTAGCAGATTTGGGATTCATTGGTTACGACATCTATAGGCTAGCTATCGATGGCAGAAAGCATCTCGGATCGAACCTAGCGGCGTTGGGACTCGATATCGGCGGGGCATTTACCCCATTTGTTACCGGATTGGGTGTTACGAGTCGAGTGGCGAAGAAGTTCCCAGATCTCCCTGCATCGATACCAGTAGGGCGGAGTGGTAACCCGATCAATGTTGTTGGGCCAGGTGGAAAGCCCCTTAACGTTCCTGCAGCCATTGGCGGGCGCACTTACTCTGGCCATGCCCTGGATCAAATGCAGGGCCGTGGGATACCACCGTCGGTTGTTGATAATGCAATCCACACTGGTACTACCTCGCCTGGGAAATATCCTGGGACAAATACTCACTATGACTCCGTAAACAACATCACGGCGGTAACCAATTCCAAAACAGGGAACGTAGTCACTGTACATCCGGGGCCACCGTCAGGAGGTTCACCGTGA
- a CDS encoding RHS repeat domain-containing protein — protein sequence MSKNSRLKTVTQGTQTVTLTYDDAGRRTGLTYPNGVVTTYGYDNANRLLSINHIKTPTTIEALTYQNDAAGNRIKLTRANAAASLIPQAVTNTAFDAANEQTRFNSASTNLVYDNNGNLTSFTDASGTTTYTWNARNQLTAISGPSLSASFVYDGLGRRTSKTINSATTGFWYDGADVLAELAGTTPSATYIRSLSIDEPFIRKQSGGDEFYQVDALGTTLALTDGAGSSNTTYTQEPFGKTTKTGSSSNVFQFTGREEDGAGVMYYRARSYHPKLQRFLQEDLLGLAAGDPNLYAYVFNSPLLLRDPSGLLGLEDASDFAAGFGDSLTFGLTSHIRDLTGANGVVDKCGFAYSTGEWTEVGTEVSLMGLSFGLKAAATHMDREFVYAAAAPLKAAYKKAMGATKSTVAHHIQPLFGHPGGRGTLFPTGGLPPWIHSAPWNLQVLSHAEHVQAHRYLRQLETLAVAVVNPFTTSVRALLDYSQGRGCK from the coding sequence ATGAGTAAGAACTCCCGGCTCAAGACCGTGACCCAAGGCACGCAGACCGTGACCTTGACCTATGACGATGCGGGACGCCGAACCGGCCTGACCTATCCCAATGGGGTGGTGACTACATATGGTTACGACAACGCCAATCGACTGCTCAGCATTAACCACATCAAAACGCCGACCACCATTGAAGCCTTGACCTATCAAAACGATGCCGCCGGGAACCGAATCAAGCTCACTCGCGCGAATGCGGCAGCGTCACTCATCCCCCAAGCAGTGACGAATACCGCCTTCGATGCGGCCAACGAACAGACCCGCTTTAACAGCGCCTCGACGAACCTTGTCTATGACAACAACGGGAACCTCACCTCCTTCACGGATGCCTCCGGCACGACGACCTACACCTGGAATGCGCGGAACCAGCTCACCGCGATCAGCGGGCCCAGTCTCTCCGCCAGCTTCGTGTATGACGGATTGGGACGCAGAACCAGCAAGACAATCAATAGTGCGACGACTGGATTCTGGTACGACGGAGCCGACGTGTTAGCAGAGCTCGCTGGTACCACGCCATCCGCCACTTACATCAGAAGCTTGAGCATCGATGAGCCGTTTATCCGGAAGCAATCTGGTGGCGATGAATTCTATCAGGTGGACGCACTAGGAACGACGTTAGCGTTGACGGATGGCGCAGGGTCGTCAAACACGACATATACACAAGAACCGTTCGGTAAGACGACCAAGACAGGTTCGTCTTCCAATGTGTTCCAATTCACGGGCCGAGAAGAGGATGGTGCAGGCGTCATGTACTATCGAGCGCGGTCTTACCATCCGAAATTACAGCGGTTTCTCCAGGAAGATCTCCTGGGCCTTGCAGCTGGTGATCCTAATTTATATGCCTATGTGTTCAACAGCCCTCTACTCTTAAGAGATCCCTCTGGATTACTTGGATTGGAGGATGCATCTGACTTTGCGGCTGGTTTCGGAGACTCCTTGACCTTTGGCCTAACTAGCCACATTCGCGATCTAACAGGCGCTAACGGTGTAGTTGATAAATGTGGCTTCGCATACTCAACTGGTGAATGGACTGAGGTAGGTACGGAAGTAAGTTTAATGGGTCTATCCTTCGGACTAAAAGCAGCAGCAACCCATATGGACCGAGAGTTTGTGTATGCAGCAGCAGCCCCCTTAAAAGCAGCGTACAAGAAAGCGATGGGTGCTACGAAGAGTACTGTCGCGCACCACATTCAGCCATTATTTGGTCATCCTGGTGGAAGGGGAACTTTGTTCCCAACTGGCGGACTACCGCCATGGATACATAGTGCGCCATGGAACCTACAAGTTCTGTCGCACGCAGAGCATGTTCAAGCGCATCGATATCTCAGGCAACTGGAAACACTTGCCGTTGCCGTCGTAAACCCTTTTACAACCTCAGTGCGGGCGCTTCTTGATTATTCTCAGGGGCGAGGATGCAAATAA
- a CDS encoding IPT/TIG domain-containing protein has translation MLWVATANMAVASEAQSAYDDLGRLTTVVDEAGNTAIYNYDAVGNLLGSDRFTPGASGIGIYTLLPGKGAVGAQVKIQGYGFDPTPSNNMVIFNGTNATVVSSTAYAIIVTVPASATTGTVSVTNTNGSANSPQAFTVLGAPTITSVTPSSVAQGTQRTITIVGTQLATATAVSFTQAGLSATILTGVTATSLPVKLVVAATVPPGTYAFTVTTPQGTANSGSVTISIAAPAPSFALTRSHVSVAMPFPSVSATAAPSGRAMTVAPPTSEWMAYPDVPGTSAPTGRSMTVAPPVSAAMP, from the coding sequence ATGCTTTGGGTTGCCACGGCCAACATGGCGGTTGCCAGCGAAGCCCAATCCGCCTACGACGACCTCGGCAGGCTCACCACTGTCGTCGACGAAGCGGGCAACACTGCCATCTACAACTATGACGCCGTCGGCAACCTGCTCGGCAGCGATCGCTTTACGCCGGGTGCAAGTGGAATCGGCATCTATACCTTGCTGCCAGGGAAAGGCGCGGTCGGTGCGCAAGTCAAGATTCAGGGCTATGGCTTTGATCCGACGCCGAGCAACAACATGGTGATCTTCAACGGCACGAACGCGACGGTCGTATCCTCGACGGCCTACGCCATTATCGTGACCGTGCCGGCCAGTGCCACAACGGGGACCGTCAGCGTCACGAATACGAACGGGAGCGCGAATAGTCCGCAGGCGTTCACGGTCCTTGGGGCGCCCACCATCACGAGTGTCACGCCGAGCAGCGTCGCGCAAGGGACCCAACGCACCATCACGATCGTCGGGACGCAGCTCGCGACCGCGACGGCGGTCAGTTTTACGCAAGCGGGCCTCTCGGCCACGATTCTCACGGGGGTCACGGCCACGTCGTTGCCGGTGAAGTTGGTGGTGGCGGCCACCGTGCCGCCAGGGACCTACGCCTTTACGGTCACCACGCCGCAGGGCACCGCCAACAGCGGCTCCGTGACGATCAGCATCGCGGCGCCGGCACCATCCTTCGCCCTCACCCGGAGCCATGTGAGCGTGGCGATGCCGTTTCCCTCGGTGTCGGCGACCGCCGCGCCCTCCGGGCGCGCGATGACGGTCGCGCCACCGACCAGTGAATGGATGGCCTATCCCGATGTGCCGGGTACCAGTGCGCCCACCGGGCGGAGTATGACGGTCGCCCCGCCCGTCAGTGCAGCGATGCCCTAA